From a single Pelmatolapia mariae isolate MD_Pm_ZW linkage group LG20, Pm_UMD_F_2, whole genome shotgun sequence genomic region:
- the actr8 gene encoding actin-related protein 8, giving the protein MTQAEKEQDNGKDKEKERDREKEKEQQRGVKRPIAPPAIPEPPQEQIQSNFVVVIHPGSRTLRIGRATDTLPVTVPHVIARRHKQSGQPRYEDAWLLREGLNKPESNEQRQNGLKMVDQAIWSKKMSNGVRRTPVSADQARAYNCQIRPAVLDSSSRVKWTNTTHHPPYLVGEEALYVNPTDCYNIHWPVVRGQLNVHAGPGGSLTAVLADLETIWSHVIQKHLEIPLKDLKYYRCILLVPDIYNRQHIKEVVNMLLLNMGFSAIIVHQESVCATFGSGLSSACVVDVGDQKTSICCVEDGVSHRNSRLCLAYGGSDVTRTFFWLLQRAGFPYRDCQLSNRLDCQLLQHLKETFCHLDQDISGLQDHEFQTRFPEAPALLYQVRLGDEKLQAPMGLFYPTTFGIVGQKMSSLQFRSQGDSEDPHDEHYLLATQSKQDQSSKSAADRKAISRPSGCLEGEMSSQGGTGDLSDLPRSCGSGGGGGGTQGETELGAAHGESLMGVGEVEEPVSAHLSRKTAIMSQFESKALGLDKAVLHSIDCCASDETKRKMYSSILVVGGGLMFHGVQEFLLHRIINKMPPSFRRLVDNVEVVTRPKDMDPRLISWKGGAVLACLDTTQEMWIHQREWHRFGVRMLRERAAFVW; this is encoded by the exons ATGACCCAGGCGGAGAAAGAGCAGGATAACGGGAAGGACAAAGAAAAGGAGCGAGATagggagaaagagaaggagCAGCAGCGCGGGGTGAAAAGACCCATCGCTCCTCCGGCGATACCAGAGCCTCCTCAAGAG caaATACAGAGCAATTTTGTAGTTGTCATCCACCCTGGATCGAGGACGCTCCGCATTGGCCGAGCAACGGACACCCTTCCAGTGACGGTCCCACATGTAATAGCACGCAGGCACAAGCAAAGTGGCCAGCCCCGCTATGAAGATGCATGGCTGTTGAGAGAAGGTCTAAAT AAACCAGAAAGCAACGAGCAGAGGCAGAATGGCCTTAAAATGGTTGATCAGGCTATATGGTCCAAGAAGATGTCAAACGGAGTGCGGAGGACTCCTGTGTCTGCTGATCAG gcCAGAGCGTATAACTGTCAGATCCGTCCTGCGGTGCTAGACAGCAGCTCCAGAGTGAAGTGGACAAACACGACCCACCATCCTCCTTATTTGGTCGGAGAGGAG GCTCTTTATGTGAATCCAACAGACTGTTACAACAtccactggcctgtagtcaGAGGTCAGCTCAATGTGCATGCTGGTCCTGGAGGCTCACTGACTGCTGTCCTGGCTGACCTTGAGACAATTTGGAGTCATGTGATTCAGAAGCATCTGGAGATCCCTCTCAAAGATTTAAAG TATTACAGATGTATCCTGTTGGTCCCTGACATCTACAACAGACAGCACATCAAAGAGGTTGTGAACATGCTGCTGCTCAATATGGGGTTCTCAG CTATCATTGTGCACCAGGAGTCGGTGTGTGCTACTTTTGGCAGTGGGTTGAGTAGCGCTTGTGTTGTGGATGTAGGTGACCAGAAGACCAGTATCTGCTGTGTGGAGGACGGAGTGTCACATCGAAACTCCAG GTTGTGTTTAGCATATGGTGGCTCAGATGTGACCCGCACTTTCTTCTGGCTCCTGCAGAGGGCAGGATTTCCCTACAGAGATTGTCAGCTGTCTAACAGACTAGACTGTCAGCTCCTGCAGCATCTGAAAGAGACCTTCTGCCATCTAGATCAA GACATATCAGGGCTACAAGATCATGAATTTCAGACACGTTTTCCAGAGGCCCCGGCTCTTCTGTACCAGGTTCGACTTGGGGATGAGAAACTACAG GCACCCATGGGCCTTTTTTACCCGACGACGTTTGGGATTGTAGGTCAGAAGATGTCATCGCTTCAGTTCCGTTCCCAAGGCGACTCAGAGGACCCTCATGATGAACACTACCTCCTTGCTACACAGAGCAAACAGGATcag TCCTCCAaatcagctgcagacaggaaagctaTTTCCAGACCAAGTGGATGTTTGGAAGGGGAGATGAGTAGTCAGGGAGGGACTGGGGACCTGTCAGATCTACCCAGGAGCTGTGGgagtggtggtggaggaggagggacGCAGGGGGAAACAGAGCTTGGGGCTGCCCATGGAGAGTCACTGATGGGAGTAGGAGAGGTGGAAGAGCCTGTGTCTGCCCATCTGTCCAGGAAGACGGCCATCATGAGCCAATTTGAGAGCAAAGCATTAGGATTAGATAAGGCAGTCCTGCATAGCATCGACTGCTGTG CATCAGATGAAACTAAACGAAAGATGTACAGCTCCATCCTGGTTGTGGGAGGGGGGCTCATGTTTCATGGAGTTCAGGAATTCCTTCTTCACCGCATCATCAACAAGATGCCACCATCCTTCAGAAGGCTGGTAGACAATGTGGAAGTTGTCACACGTCCAAAG GACATGGATCCTCGGCTGATATCATGGAAAGGTGGAGCAGTGCTGGCGTGTTTGGACACCACGCAAGAAATGTGGATCCACCAGAGGGAATGGCACCGCTTTGGTGTCCGAATGCTCCGTGAAAGAGCTGCCTTTGTGTGGTGA
- the selenok gene encoding selenoprotein K — MVYVSNGQVLDSRAQSPWRLSLLVDLFWGAVEFIGLFFKTMFHPDMSKNGSSVSSRFTDGRGPPGPPGGRRRMGRINHGAGPSPPPMGGGGUGR, encoded by the exons ATGGTGTACGTGTCCAACG GCCAGGTCCTGGACAGCAGGGCACAGTCTCCATGGCGCCTGTCCTTATTGGTTGATCTTTTCTGGGGAGCAGTGGAGTTTATCGGCCTCTT tTTTAAAACCATGTTTCACCCTGACATGTCAAAGAATGGAAGCTCTGTTTCATCACGCTTCACTGACGGCAGAGG TCCTCCAGGTCCACCTGGTGGCAGAAGGAGGATGGGAAGAATAAACCATGGTGCAGGGCCCAGTCCTCCACCAATGggtggaggaggatgaggaaggTGA